GCGCGCACGGTCTCGTCGAGAATGTCGACAAGTGTGCGGCGGACCGGGGCCGAGGAGGAACGGTAGACGGCGGCGGACGCCAGTGCGGTGACGAGCGGCGGAAGCGCGCGGGGCTGAGGAACACTCGTCACGGTCACCGGGCGTGCACCATCTTCACCTCACGGGTCAGCGTCAACCAGGCGTGCGGCATGCGGACCCGCCCTGGGCAGCCCTCAACGCTACGTCGCACCATCGACAAAAAGACGGCACAGCAGCGGATTCGTGGCCACCACCACAACGAATCGCTGGGGAATACCGGTCGGCTGTGGCCTAACGCCGACTGGCCGACACCGACGCCGCCGCCCGTCCACCCGAACGTCCAGGCTCATCTCCTCAGTGAGCCGAGGCCCCGACACCGAGGGCGGCGAGGTCTCGTCGGCCCTCGGCGGCACGATCGGGTAACAGCAGGAGCGTGCAGGCTCGCTCGAAGCGGGCGCCGATGCGTTCCCAACCCGCCACGGAGGCGGTGAGGGCGGCGGCGTCGCCGTACAGGCGGCCTCGGGCGCGGGCAGTGCAGGCGGCGGCCCACGCGCTCTCGTGCCGCTCGGCGGCCGACAGCAGGTCCGCTGCGTCGGGGAGTTCGGCGACGACGGCCAGTTCGGCGCCCACCGCCCGCGAGTAGGGCGGAGACCAACTGCGGATGCCGTTGAACGTCAGGCGGACAAGCGCCGCGGCGTCCTCGACCCGCCCGGTGTGCACGGCGAGCCGCGCGTCGACCATCGACACGAACGTGGAGTGCGGGGGTAGCTCCCCGATGACCTCGATCGCCCGGGAACGCCACAGCGCGTACCCCTCGTCGTCGCCGCGCAGCCCAAGGACGAGGGCGACCGCGGCCATCGGCGGCGACATCGTGCCGGTACGCGGCCGGCCGGCCCGCCGCCAACCCTCCCACGCGGTACCCGCCATCCGCAGCGCCTCGTCGAAGCGTCCGCTGAGCACCAGCGGCGTGATCAGGAGGGCGGCCGAGTAGTAGGAGCTGCCGGCGAGATCGTCGTCCATGGTCCGCCGGCCGATCGACAGGGCGGCCGGCAGGTCACCGACGCCGAGGGCAGCCAGGTGGGCCATCAGGTACGTGTCGACGATCTCCGGGGCGGCGTTCGGGTCGTGCCGGGACATCGCGGGCAGCAGGGCCAACCGTTCGTCCATGATCCGGCGAAGGTCCGCGCCCCGCCCGGCCACGATGTCGGCCGTGGCCACCGTGTCCAGAGCCGCGCTGATCAGCACCGGATCACCCGTGGCCCGGGCGGCTGCCACGGCCGCCGCGGCGAGCGCCGGGTCGGCCTCGTACCTGTCGGAGGTCGCGGCCCAGGCCACCGCCTCGGCGAGGCGGGCCGCCACCACGGCGTCACTCGACCCGTCCGCTGCCGACACCGCCTCGTCGAGGAGGTCACGCAGGCGTTCGTGCGGAACCTCGGCGGCGAACCCGGCCGGGTGCCGCCGCGCGGTGGTGACCGCCTGTGCCAGCGCGATGGCCGTGACTCCACGATTCCCGGCCACCCGCGCCGATTGCGCGGCGGAGAGCAGCAGGTCGAAGGGCCGCTGACCGTCGTCGCCGATCGCATGGGAAACGGCGGAGGCCGCGCGCAGGTCCGCCGCGGCCTCGCCCGGAGCGGGAGCCCGAACGGCCGCGGTCCGGTAGTGACCGAGCGATTCCATCAGGAACCGCCGTGTGTAGGCGAGGTGTGCCAGTGCCCGGGCCAGCCGGTGCGGCAGCTCACCCGGGCCGTCGGGCGTGACCGCGAGGGCGGCTCGCAGATCGTCGGCGACGCCGTCGAACTCGTCGTACCACTCGTCGCCGTCCAGCCTCGTCTCCAGCTCCGAGGCGACCTCCGCCGCCCAGCGCAGGTGCCGGTCCTGGATCTCCGGCCGCTCGCCCGACACGTCGAGCTGTTCGATGGCGAACGCGCGCACCGTCTGCAGCAGCCGCCACCGGGCCGCTCCGCCCCAACGGTGCACGCTGACCAGGCTCTTGTCCGCCAGTCTGCCGAGCACGTCCGCAACCGCACCGCGGGTGCTCCCGGCAGGGTTCACCCCGGCGACGGCGGTGAGGTCGAACGCCCCGGCGAAGACGGCGAGCCGCCGGAACAGTGCCTTCTCCTCGTCATCGAGCAGGTCGTGGCTCCAGCCGATGACCGCGCGCAGCGAGCGGTGCCGCTCGTCCACACCCCGACCGCCGGCCACCAGCCTTAGCTGGTCGTCGAGCGCGGCTATCAACCCGTCCTCGCCCAGGGTGGCACTGCGGGCGGCGGCCAACTCGATCGCCAGCGGCATACCGTCCAGTCGCGCGCACAGCTCGGCGACCACCACGGGGTCCGCCCCGAAACCGGGGTTCGCGGCGGTAGCGCGATCGATGAAGAGTCGCTCGGCGTCGGACTCCAGCGGCAGCGGGCCCAGCGGTACGGCACGCTCACCGCGTACGCCGAGGCGTTCCCTGCTGGTGGCGAGGATGTGGGTGCCCGGGCAGGCGGCCAGCACCCGCTCCGCGAACGGTGCCACCACGTCGATCACATGCTCGCAGTTGTCCAGCACCAGCAGCGATCGACTCTCGCCGAGCCGCTCCACCACTGCGTCCTCCAGCGACTGCTGGGGGCGCTCGCTGACGCCGAGCGCGCTGGCCACGGCCTGTGCGACGTACCCGCCACGCGCCGGGACGAGGTCGACGAACGCCCCGCCGGCGGGGAAGGAGGGCCCCGCCGCCCCGGCGATCTGGCCCGCCAGCCGAGTCTTCCCCATCCCGCCTGGTCCCACCACGGTCACGAGTCGGGCGGAGCGCAGCGTCTCCATCAGGTGCTCGCGCTCGGCGCTCCTGCCGACGAACGTGGTGAGCGCCGATGGAAGGCCGGCCAGCCGTCCAGGTAGCGGCGCCCCCGCCTGCACCTGTACGGCGAGCTCGCCGAGCGCCCTCCGGTCGGCGACGCCGTACTTGCGCAGCAGCGAGGAGACGTGGTTCTCCACGGTCCGCACGGAGATGTGCAGCCTGCCGGCGATGTCGGCGTTGGACAGGCGCGCGCCGAGCATGACGAGCACCTCGATCTCCCGCTTCGACGCTCCGGCGGGATGGGGGACGTCCATCGCGCCATCATGCCTGACAGTCGATCATTGGTGGGTAGTCCAATGAGTGGTGGACTGCGTGGTCGTCACCGATGCCCCTCGTACCCCTCGTGCCGCAGGATCCATCTGAGCCACCGAGACCATTGGGAGACACCATGGGGCGCGTCGTTCTGTCCATCTTCACCAGTGCTGACGGGGTCGTCGGCGACCCACAGCGGTTCACTTTCCAGTTCGTCAGCGAGGACTCCATGCGGACCGGGCTGGCGCAACTGCGGGCCGCCGACGCGCTGCTGCTGGGCCGGGTCACCTATGAGGGGTTCGCCGCGTCCTGGCCGACCATGACCGACGAGGCCGGCTTCGCCGACAAGATGAACACCATGCCCAAGTACGTCGTCTCGACGACGCTGGACCGGGGCGAGTGGAACAACACCACAGTCATCAGCGAGAACGTCGCCGAGGCGATCACCAAGCTGAAGGCCGAGGTGGACGGTGACATCCTGGTCTACGGCAGCGTCGCTCTGGTCAGGTGGCTGCTACGCAACGAACTCGTCGACGAGCTGCGTCTGGTCACCTATCCCGTCGTGATGGGCGGTGGCGTGCGCCTCTTCGCGGAGTCGAACGAGCCGGCGGTCCTCCGATTGGTCGACGCGCAGGCGTTCGACTCGGGCGTGGTCGTGCTGACCTACGCCCCCACCAGGGACAAGCTCGTCGGTTGGGGGCAGGAGTCCGGGGCCCCGGGCGATGAAGGGTAAGGGCGGGCCCCCACTCGACCTCGCGTACGACACGATCTACAGGCCCGTGCTCTTCAGCGAACAGCAATGAAGGAGAAGACCGTGAACGACGATGTCACCCAGTACATCAACAAGACGCAGCCGTGGCAGATCGACGTCTGCGAAAAGCTACGGGCGATGATCGGCCAAACCATCCCGGATGTCGAGGAACAGCTTCAGTACGGCAAGCCGCACTACGTCAAGAACGGTCACTACGCCGCGGTCATCGCGGTAGCCAAGTCCAAGATCTCGTTCATGGTCTTCAACGCAACGGACGTCCCTGCGGTCAAGGGATTCCTGCGGGCAATGGGCAACGGCGAACGCAAGACCGTCGACATCACAGAGGGGCAGGACGTCGACTACGACGCACTCGCCAGCATCCTGGCGAAGACCTCTGCCGCGCTGTAGCCGCCAGCAGGTCTGTCGTGGCAGGGCCTGCTCGATCTGGCCCGCCGCGAGCCGGGGTCGGTGAGCACGAAGCCTGACCCGTCTGCGCTCGTGGTAGCCGCTCCACAGAACGACGTTCAGTTTGTGGGCGTCAGCCGGCCGGTCTCGTCGCCCTGGGCGTCAAGGAGCACCAGAACCTCACCGTCGAGGCCGGCCCGTCTGGCCGTCGCGAGCCAGCGGCCGTTCGTGGGAACGCGATTCCGTCACCTACCCAACGCGGCGGGAAGGCTGCACGGGCTCACGCACTCTTCCCGCCGTGCCGGACGAACCGAAGCCGATGCGCTTCCGCTGGGCGATTAGGTATTCGAGCCGCTGCCCTCGGTGGGAGCCAGCCGTTCACGCTCAGGTCTCGCTGGTGATCGGCTGCCGGAGGATGGTGCGCCGCTTGTCGGGTGCGACCTTCCGAAAGTCGCTGAGATAGATCTCGTGGTGGGTGCCGGCCAGGCGAAGGCGGTGTCCGGGAATGAACTCCTGGTGCAGTCTCGCGAGCACGTCGGCCTCGTCGTCGAAGGAGCCGACGTGCAACGTCTGCACGCACCGCCCCTCGGTCAGCGTCTGGAGGCGGACGTCGTCCAGGCGCGCTGGTCGGTGCTTCGCCCCGGTCTGCTCGACGGCTGCGGCGAACATGGTCTGGTCGATCCAGACCGGAACCATGAGCATCAGCGTCCAGTCCCTCCTGAAGTCAATCTTCTCGTCGCCGGTCACGAGGTCTCCGGCCGCCGGGCGCCGGGGGGACGCCGGGGTGGATCCTCCCGGGTTGGTACCCCCTGCTGGCCCCGCTCGGTCGACCGTGCCGCGGGCCGGGTCGGCATCCGTGGCGCCTCGCCGGTCTCCGTGACCAGGTGCTCAGTTTCCTGCACCAGATAGTGCGGTCGGCGCTTGGTCTCGTAGTAGATCCGGCCGATGTATTCCCCGATCACCCCCAGGATCGTCATCTGGATGCCGCCGAGCCCGATCACGCTGACGATGATGGTGGTGTAGCCGGGGACGTCGATGCCCTTCTCGACGGCGTCCGCGACCACCCAGGTCATGTAGGCCAGTGCGATAAGGGTGAGGAACAGGCCGCCGTAGATCGCCAGGCGCAGCGGTCGGTTGTTGAACGACAGCAGGCCGTCGAACGCGTAGTTGAAGAGCTTGCTGAAACTCCACCGGCTCTGCCCCGTCTGCCGGGTCTCGTTGTGATGGGCCACCACCACCGTCCGGAAGCCGATCCAGGAGAACAGGCCCTTGGAGAACCGGTTGTATTCCGGCATCGCCAGGATCGCGTCCACCGCGAGCCGGGACAGCAGCCGGAAGTCACCTGCCCCGTCCAGCAGGCGCACGTCGATCCACCAGTTGATCATGCGGTAGAAGGACCGCGAAGCGACCATTCGCACGAACCGGTCACCGCGCCGGTCCCGGCGGGCGATCACCTGGTCGAAGCCCTGCCGGTACAGCGCCACCATCTCGGGCAGCAACCGCGGAGGGTGCTGCAGGTCGGCGTCCATGATGACGACCGCGTCGCCGGTGGCCCGCTGCAGACCGGCGAGCATCGCCGCCTCCTTGCCGAAATTGCGGCTCAGCGACGTGTAGCAGACAGCGGGGTCGGCGGCGGCGAGCCGGCGCAGCGCCGCGAGGGTGCCGTCCTCGCTGCCGTCGTCGACGTACACCACCTCGACGTCCACGTCGGGCAGCTCGGCGAGCGCCATGCTCACGGTCTCGTGCAACCGCTCCACCGACGCTTCCTCGTTGAAGCACGGCACCACGACGGACAATCGCACCCTCGTCACCCCGCCCGGCCCGTGCCTGGGCATCTGCCGCCGGCACGCCCGGCGCACCCCTGGTCAGAGGTGGTAGAGCAGCGTGCCATCGAGATCCTCTCGGGTGATGCCCAGTCCGTCGATGGGCCGGGCCTCGATACCCTCCCACGGCGTCCCCGCGGCGCGGCTCGGCACAAACACCACCGACCGCACGCCGATGCCACGCAGGTATGCCACGCTGCCCGGGTCGGGGAACGATGCCACTGCCGTCCGCGTCTGCGCCTGGCTGACCGGCTCGAAACCGGCCAGCCCGTTGGTCACCCGTGGGAACCCGTCGGTCGACCACAACATGTACGTCAGGTCGCCCACGCCACCGGCGGGCAGCACCAGCATCGGCTCCTGTGCCGCCCGCATCGCGGCCGGCTGCTGCGGCACGGTCGGGTGGGGCGTCCGGTTGACGCCCTCCAGAGTCACCATGGCCAGCGGCACCAGCAGGACCAGCGGCATGACGAACCGCGTCCAGCGGCGGGCCGAGGACTGGCCCGACGACTCGGCCAGCGCCGTCACCGCTCCCGCGGCGAGCACCGCCAGCAGCAGGCTGGTCCAGTGCATCATCCGGCCCGGTGTGCGCAACGCGTCCCAGCCCGGCAGGTGCAGTGACAGAGTCAGATAGCCGGGATCCCCATCGCCGCCGAGGGTGGCGCCCAGGCCCAGCAGCACCGTGCCGAGCACGCCCAGCCCCAGCGCGACCTGGTGCCGGAGCCGGAACACCGAGAAGAACAGCCCTGCGGCAGCCAACCCGATCAGCGTCATCCCCGGCAGCAGCGCCATCTCCGGGGGCCAGGACAGCTGTTCGCGTGCGGCCGAGTGGGCCTCGCCCCACAACCACGAGTCCGCCGGTGCGGTGACGAACCCGATCAGCGGAGGCGAGAACATTTTCGTCCAGTCCAGCGTCCGCTCGGCCTGCGGGTTGAAATCGACAACGCGCAGGTAGACCAGGCCGAGCAGCAGCGTCACCGCGCCGAACACGGCCCCACCAGCCAGATCCGCGAGCAGCAGCCGCCGGCCGAACGGCGGGCGTTCCCGCTTCCGCCACCAGGACCAGCCGTAGCAGCCGGCCGCCACCAGCACCGAGGCCAGCAGGAAATACACCAGCGGCAGGCCGATGCCGAAGCCGAGGGTGATCTGCCAGGCGGCGACAAGCCACCCGGCCAACGCCCAACCGGGCCGTCGTCGCTCCGGCCGGTACCCGTGGCGCAGCGACCAACCATGACCACGGGCCAGCATCGCCAGGGACAGCGCGATTCCGGCGCTGGACAGGATGTTCAGGTGACCGGAGTGCGCCAACCGCCAGGGCGCGAACGCCCACGCGATCCCGGCGACGGCCCCGCCCCACCGGTTCGCCCCGAGCTGCCGGGCCAGCGCGTACGCCCCGAAGGCCGCCAGCGCGTGCAGCAACACGTACAGCACGTTGTATCGGATCACGGCGGCCTCGACGCCGGAACCGAGCATCCCGATCGGGGCGTATCCGAGCAGGGTGTCGCTGTAGGCGTACGTGTACTTCTCGGGGTAGAACGTGTTCGAGTGCCAGAGGTCGAGCGGATTGCTGAGAAGAGCGTGCCCAGACCAGGCGACCTGCCACGCCTGCAATGTCGGATCGCCGAGGTCGCCGGGGATCGTGCTCGCCGGATGCCGAAGCGTCGGCCAGGTCAGCGCCACCGCCAACAGCAGACTCGCCAGTGCTGCCAAGGTCCATTCGTGGCGGGCCCAACGCCACCGGCCCCGCCCGCCCGGAGTCGGGTCGTCGGAGGTCTGGTCGGGGCTCGCGTTTTCGGCGTCCTGCCGGGCGACGGTGGAGCGGGTATTCACGGAATAGATCCTCTCCGATGACCTGCACCTTGTCCACCAGTTGTCCGAACGGTGGATCCCCGCGCCGACCTTTTCGATGATGTCGAAGCGCCCTTTGCGGAACGCGGGAACTCCTGTTTCAGCAACGGCCGAGTGACTGTCTGGGTGACGACGGGCCCGAGCAGTGGTGGACACCCACCGATGCTTGAGGCGGTCACTGCTGGAACACCAGGACCCAGTCGGCGACGCAGGCGGGTTTGCTCTCGCCCTCGATCTCCACCCGCATCTGCACGACCACTCGGCACCCGGCCGCCATTCGGCGGGCCTCCAGGAGGGTCGCGGCGCCGCGTACCCGCGAGCCGGCCGGAACCGGAGCGCGTAGGCGTACGTTGTTCAGCCCGGCGTTGATGACCAGGCCGACGCCGTCGACCTCGACCAGTTCGGACAGGAAGGTGGCGCAGAGCGAGAGCGTGAGCATGCCGTGCGCGATTGTCGTCTGGAAGGGACTTTCCGCCGCCGCCCGCTCCTCGTCGACGTGTATCCACTGGTGGTCGCCGGTCGCCTCGGCGAACGTGTTGATCCGGGCCTGGTCGACGAGGTGCCATCCGGTTGTGCCGAGTGGTTGGCCGGTCCGCTCGAGCAGAGCGTCGATGGTGTCGTATCGAGTCACGCTGTTCACCTTTCCGGCAGAGACGGCCCGCCATAACCCCGCCGCGGTCATCGGCAGTGAAGTCGCGTCCATGGTGGTGCCCGGCGGACGGAGTGCCCCGGCAGCGGTGTCGCGACGACGATCGGGGACGCCGCGGTCAGCTGACCGGCCCCGGTGCCTTGTCTTCCCGGGAGAGGCCGCCGCCCCTCCAGGTCACCGTGGTCAGCCGGGCACCGAGCAGTCGCCGTGCTCTGGCGACCTGGCGCGCGTTCGCGTTGACCAACACTGCCTGCTCGGCGGCGGCAAGCACGGGTAGATCCGAAAGCGAGTCGCTGTAGGCCACCCGCCAGGGTGGCGTCACGCCCTGGGCGGCGAGCTGCACCATTTTGGTCGCCCCGTAGTTGTGCACGAGCAGCTTCGGCCCGTGGATGTGCGAGGCCACGAGTTCGACCTCGGCGAGGCCGATCGCGTCGAGCACCGCGCGGGCCAGGGTGTGCTCGCAACCGGTGACCACGACGACCCGATCGCCGGCGTCAAGGTGGGTGCGGATCATCTGCAGGCCGGGCGCGATGATCCGCTCGGGCTCCGCACCGAGGTCCGCTCCGAAACGCCCCAGTTCCGCCCGTAACTGGTCCGCGCTGCGGCCCCGCAGGCCTATGCGGCTCATCCACCACGCTGCCCGGGGGCGGTAGGCGGGAATGGCGACCATGGGTGCGAGGAGGACAGCCAGGATGACGGCGACCGGCAATCGGGCACCCGCGAAAGCAATGCGTCGCATGAAGAGCCCGAATGCATCCCCGCGCAGCAGCACGCCGTCGAAATCGAAGATGACGGTGGCGGCGGAAGGTGCCCTCATCGGTCTATCGGCTCCCGGGCCGCAGGTGATTCGGCATGCGCCGATTGTATGGGGCCGGTCCTGCACCGGTGCCCGGGCAAACAGGTGACCGAGAGTGTGTACGGCCCGGCGCGCTGGGCTCAGGCATCGCCGAGTGGGCACAATGTGCTGGTGTCAGATTCTCCTGAACCCCTCCGCTACCGGCTTATCACCGGACCCGATGATGCGGACTTCTGCGCCCGTATCAGCGGCCTTCTCGATCAGGGCTATCGGCTGTACGGCTCTCCGGCGCTGACCTTCAACGGAGAACGGGTCATCGCCGCTCAG
The nucleotide sequence above comes from Micromonospora luteifusca. Encoded proteins:
- a CDS encoding DUF1801 domain-containing protein; protein product: MNDDVTQYINKTQPWQIDVCEKLRAMIGQTIPDVEEQLQYGKPHYVKNGHYAAVIAVAKSKISFMVFNATDVPAVKGFLRAMGNGERKTVDITEGQDVDYDALASILAKTSAAL
- a CDS encoding ATP-binding protein, which gives rise to MDVPHPAGASKREIEVLVMLGARLSNADIAGRLHISVRTVENHVSSLLRKYGVADRRALGELAVQVQAGAPLPGRLAGLPSALTTFVGRSAEREHLMETLRSARLVTVVGPGGMGKTRLAGQIAGAAGPSFPAGGAFVDLVPARGGYVAQAVASALGVSERPQQSLEDAVVERLGESRSLLVLDNCEHVIDVVAPFAERVLAACPGTHILATSRERLGVRGERAVPLGPLPLESDAERLFIDRATAANPGFGADPVVVAELCARLDGMPLAIELAAARSATLGEDGLIAALDDQLRLVAGGRGVDERHRSLRAVIGWSHDLLDDEEKALFRRLAVFAGAFDLTAVAGVNPAGSTRGAVADVLGRLADKSLVSVHRWGGAARWRLLQTVRAFAIEQLDVSGERPEIQDRHLRWAAEVASELETRLDGDEWYDEFDGVADDLRAALAVTPDGPGELPHRLARALAHLAYTRRFLMESLGHYRTAAVRAPAPGEAAADLRAASAVSHAIGDDGQRPFDLLLSAAQSARVAGNRGVTAIALAQAVTTARRHPAGFAAEVPHERLRDLLDEAVSAADGSSDAVVAARLAEAVAWAATSDRYEADPALAAAAVAAARATGDPVLISAALDTVATADIVAGRGADLRRIMDERLALLPAMSRHDPNAAPEIVDTYLMAHLAALGVGDLPAALSIGRRTMDDDLAGSSYYSAALLITPLVLSGRFDEALRMAGTAWEGWRRAGRPRTGTMSPPMAAVALVLGLRGDDEGYALWRSRAIEVIGELPPHSTFVSMVDARLAVHTGRVEDAAALVRLTFNGIRSWSPPYSRAVGAELAVVAELPDAADLLSAAERHESAWAAACTARARGRLYGDAAALTASVAGWERIGARFERACTLLLLPDRAAEGRRDLAALGVGASAH
- a CDS encoding MaoC family dehydratase; translation: MTRYDTIDALLERTGQPLGTTGWHLVDQARINTFAEATGDHQWIHVDEERAAAESPFQTTIAHGMLTLSLCATFLSELVEVDGVGLVINAGLNNVRLRAPVPAGSRVRGAATLLEARRMAAGCRVVVQMRVEIEGESKPACVADWVLVFQQ
- a CDS encoding DUF1737 domain-containing protein produces the protein MTESVYGPARWAQASPSGHNVLVSDSPEPLRYRLITGPDDADFCARISGLLDQGYRLYGSPALTFNGERVIAAQAVVLPNPADEQ
- a CDS encoding glycosyltransferase family 2 protein, which translates into the protein MTRVRLSVVVPCFNEEASVERLHETVSMALAELPDVDVEVVYVDDGSEDGTLAALRRLAAADPAVCYTSLSRNFGKEAAMLAGLQRATGDAVVIMDADLQHPPRLLPEMVALYRQGFDQVIARRDRRGDRFVRMVASRSFYRMINWWIDVRLLDGAGDFRLLSRLAVDAILAMPEYNRFSKGLFSWIGFRTVVVAHHNETRQTGQSRWSFSKLFNYAFDGLLSFNNRPLRLAIYGGLFLTLIALAYMTWVVADAVEKGIDVPGYTTIIVSVIGLGGIQMTILGVIGEYIGRIYYETKRRPHYLVQETEHLVTETGEAPRMPTRPAARSTERGQQGVPTREDPPRRPPGARRPETS
- a CDS encoding dihydrofolate reductase family protein, with the protein product MGRVVLSIFTSADGVVGDPQRFTFQFVSEDSMRTGLAQLRAADALLLGRVTYEGFAASWPTMTDEAGFADKMNTMPKYVVSTTLDRGEWNNTTVISENVAEAITKLKAEVDGDILVYGSVALVRWLLRNELVDELRLVTYPVVMGGGVRLFAESNEPAVLRLVDAQAFDSGVVVLTYAPTRDKLVGWGQESGAPGDEG
- a CDS encoding haloacid dehalogenase-like hydrolase, whose amino-acid sequence is MRAPSAATVIFDFDGVLLRGDAFGLFMRRIAFAGARLPVAVILAVLLAPMVAIPAYRPRAAWWMSRIGLRGRSADQLRAELGRFGADLGAEPERIIAPGLQMIRTHLDAGDRVVVVTGCEHTLARAVLDAIGLAEVELVASHIHGPKLLVHNYGATKMVQLAAQGVTPPWRVAYSDSLSDLPVLAAAEQAVLVNANARQVARARRLLGARLTTVTWRGGGLSREDKAPGPVS